In Amia ocellicauda isolate fAmiCal2 chromosome 7, fAmiCal2.hap1, whole genome shotgun sequence, the genomic window aatgagttcactgtactaaactggcccccacagtcaccagatctcaacccaatagagcatctttgagatgtggtggaacgggagcttcgtgccctggatgtgcatcccacaaatctccatcaactgcaagatgctatcctatcaatatgggccaacatttctaaagaatgctttcagcaccttgttgaatcaatgccacgtagaattaaggcagttctgaaggcgaaagggggtcaaacacaatattagtatggtgttcctaataatcctttaggtgagtgtatacacacacacacacacgcatgcacactgtgtttgtatttttatatcctGTACATATAAAGAGTCTGCATATGACAAGATATTACTGAATATGCATTACTTTCAGTGATAGTTTGTAGGTTGGGGTAGGTAATAGCAGTAGAAATAGGGTTAGGAGTACTATAGTGATACTATAGTGGTACTATAGTCTGTGACATTAGCAGGTTAGTAGTACTACTATAAAAACAGATATGTGAGTGTCCATGATAGTATGTAAGTGgaagtatgtgtatatatgtcagAACAGTGATaatacagtatgtatataacagTACTAAACTGCATTACTGTAGTGCAGGGAgaatttaactttaaataataatactaataatagccAGGAACAGAATGACTtgaccaaataaaaataaaaatgtcttccATGTTGAAGAATAAACTCCGGGGGATTGAGATTGGAGTTGGAGTCTTTATAGGAAGCagtgtaatgtatttttaaagcttGCTCACAACTCTACTGAACTGGAGGGAATTATAAGCGAGATCATAAGCTGGAGTCCTCTTGTAAGATGGGAGCTGAACTGACAGGCTCCAGCAAACTCgttattgttttcttattcagacgtgtgccccagcgctgccaCACAGCTGGAAGAGAGACTCCAGCAAATCAACTCGCTCCACTTAATGGGTTTTCATTATCTACTGCATTGCATGGGTGCCAATCTGAGCTCTTTTAAGATTCCGCAGCTCACACCACACTTAACAAAAACAACGCTGACCCCTGCTGGAGATGAATACACTACACCCGAATACTAGTTTTGGATAGTGAACATGGGTAGAAAAATAGTagtctaaaataaagaaagaagtcTTCCACTGTGATGTCTACAAACTCTGCCTCTCTTTACTAGCTTTAAGACAGAACAGGTCCCAGTAAGATATTGTATACACAAGGATACAGTACATCAATATACAACTGATAATCTTGAACAGGTGGCACACAACACAAATCCGCCCATACAAAAAAGATCTACACAGTATACTTATAGTGTATGTAACTGTTTGTTTGTCATAAGGGACAGTCACACTGTGAGAGTCTCAGCAGTTTCTCTATAGAAGctacttttcttcattctctcccctctcagactctgaactttcctctctcctcctacgtcacaaacgcCCTGGGCCCTCTCCCTACTCGCCTCCTCCaggcgactgctcctgatcttctccccttcatctcttccctcctcaactcctcactcctctccggctgtttcccctctgcatttaaacaagctgctgtcatcccactcctcaagaaacctatccttgaccctacctctcctcagaattaccaccctgtctccctactccccttcctctcaaagaccctcgagtgTGCTGTCCattgtcagctctctgcatttctttcccatcactcactcctggatcttctgcaatccggcttccgcacagctcactccactgagactgctctcctggctgtcactgactcagctgtgctcgagtggcctccctctcctcagtcctcatcctccttgaccactctgcagcatttgacacagtcaaccactccatcctcctctcctgcctcgctgaccttggaatctctgtgactgctctcacctggttctcctcatccactccccaacctctcctcataggcgtaccccaaggctccgtcctgggcccactactgttctctctctacactcgctcatcacatcccatggtttctcctaccacttctatgcagataaTGCCCagctcttcctgtcttttccctcctctaaccatctcatcccctcttgcatctcttcctgcttgtctgctatctctgcctggatgcactcgcaccacctcaagctcaacctctccaaatcggaccTCCACTattttccccactcttcctcaccttctgctgatctctccatctcaatccccttggaatctacgaaactctctccttcttcttccgctaaaaaccaAGGAGTCACCCtggatcctgcgctctcctacacccagcacatcaccacgctgacacgcacctgcagattcttcctgagcaacatacgccggacccgtcccttcctcaccgactactcgtcTCGACTCgactcccgcctggactactgcaactccctcctggccagcctgcctgcaactactacccgcccactccagctcatccagaactctgcggctcatctggtattttctctgccctgattcgcacacgctaatccactgctccgctccctccactggctcccgataccggcatgcattcagttcaagacattgaccctcacctaccactgtctcgaccacactgcaccaagctaccttcagtccctcatctctccatacatcccctccagactactgcgctcctccagtgccagaagactaactctgcctcctctccactccctttCCTCCAGAgcagctccttctcatccctggcccctaaatggtggaacgaccttcacactgaagtcaaaacagcagagtccttgacctccttctggcgcttactcaagatgcatcttttcagacaatacttgtaatttagtcctttactctcctgtaagaaaatactttacaacgttttatcatacttcttgccttgcattactagtacttgtattattttgatttcccctatgctccctttccctttgcctttgactgtgacctaacatcttctCCGCACtctgcttttacaatccaggatgtaagacctcatattgtatacacttgtgtaaattagaacttggaaaatgtattatgctttgaattgcactgtattatgtaaatttgaatttgtaatgttttatgacttgtactgaactgtatctTTGAActctgtattgtgcttatattttataagtcgccctggatgagggcgtctgccaataaataaataataataataataataataataataataataataataataataataataataagacgtTCTTGAGGCAAGTCTAGAAGACCCCCCGCTACCCTCCCCCACCCTCCTTACTTTTATTGCTAGTAATTACAGTTTCTGATTAACAGTAACTGTAATGTAGTTTtcgactggggggggggggtgtcagaTCACAGCTTGGATCCACATATTGGAGGCAATAATCAGGGAGAACAGCCTTCAATCCCTTATGTAAGCATATAGATTGGCTTTTTATGTCAGTGATAAGGAGCTATAAGAAACTGCACTGATATAGTCAGTCATTAACTTTCCTCTTACAGACTTTAAACCCAATGAGAGATCGTGGACGGCCACCGACTGAGAAtcccaggagacatctttcagAGGAAAGAACTTCGAAAGGTCCAAGTCAGGAGGtaggtttgtatttttcttatgCTGTCTATATCAAATGACACAAAATGACAGATTGAAGGGGGAGGGGGTATGAGCTATCAGCTTTTagagaaaatgtacatttttgacTGTTACATGCGTCTCTGCTATGAGACAAAATGGAACCACACGGTTATGCTCAAACTTCTCTCTTCCTGTATTTAATCCCACAGCTTCTGAGATCTGAAAACTTCAACTTCACTTTAATGACAGAGCCTGAGTTAGGATTAGGGTTTATGTGAGACTTTTGGCTGAGGCTTGGGACGGCCTACAGAAATGTATGGATGCTTTTCTGAGTTCTTGATATGCCTGGAAAAAAATGGATGCATCACCACAAGTCTGTTGTAACCCATTTTGTATGGCGATAAAATCCTGTTTTCCCGCAAGTGAAACAAGAACAAAGTACTTGCAGGGGTATAATGTtttcaataatcatttattttggcatttatttttatttattcttggcATTTACTGCTCAAACACAACTGTAGCCTATCATAAATGTGGAAGTAGAAATAAAGCaggtgtttgtgtatgtatccCTGATAGGCCATTTTGATGAAATGtcacaatattatttttttcaccatTTGTTTCATAATTATGCTGCTTATATACTTATATAGTTACTTATGTTATCATGTAAGAAAGTCAAAAAAAGTTCCTAGTGTTAAACAAAAACCCTTGAAAAAATActctaattaaaacacatccaGTAATGGCCCGTAATGTTTGTACAGCTGTAACTAAATTGTACCACCATTGAAAAGGACAACATGAATGTCAGCCAGGGGAAGGGAAACCTGGTCCAGTGTAGGCAGTAGCGTCTTTTGCGTTTTCATCCCAACCAAGTTCTTGGTCACACAAGCTGAAAAATCCGCTTAATGCATGTTAACCACTGATTTCTCACCTATATATATGGTCTATAAATAAAGCATATCCAGGGCCTGGATACAAAGTTCATTGCTAAGACAACACTTGGATTTTATGTCATGGAGAAAACAGACCATAAACAACATGACGTATTACAAGGTTGTAAAACAATGtgttacagaaataaataatgtactTAAAGTTAGAAAATATCAGTATCATTTTAAAGAGGTAATATCTGCCAATGGGATCACAAATTATCCTCATTTTGGGGGTAACCAAGATGCATCTTGCCTCTTAAACTGCTATTTTTCACTAATTTTAGTAAAAATATATCTCACTTTAAGAAACTCATAACTTCAGGCCCCCAAACTCAATTACTGCTAGCAGGGTAAGGGTATAGGGTAGATGATAAATACCTGATTACCTGCAAATCATCTGGAATGATAGGATGTATCTAAGTAAGATGAAAAATTCAAAAATGACTTTTCTAATATCACACAATATGTTTTACCTTCACAATACCTTTGTTATAAAAAGCAATCCTGTGTATATGCTGATGGGCAGAGTTTCTACATGGTCATCAAAAACACTTGACTTCCCCCCTTCTCCCTTTTGTCACAATTACAGGAAAAGGAGAGGTTAAGATGACTCCCTTAGAGGATGACGAGATCTATTTCACAGTCAAGGTGGGTTTTGTGGCTTCCAGTTCCCCCAGATACACGACAATTTCCCATTCTGCATTTTCTGTGCTAGAAAACTGAGCCGTTTTAACAGAGATAATCCATTGAGTAACAGTCAGTATTATCTCCTTCAGACACACTGGTGGCAATTATTCCTGATAGTAGTGGTGTACACAATTTCACACACAGTGACTGAAGGGTTTAAATTGAGATATAAAGACTGGCACCAGCGTCTTCTGTCACATAACTTGGGTTGATTGCTTTCCTTCCAGTTTCTGGGACGAATAGAAGCGGATCAGCCAGACGGCCTACGGATTCTAAATGAAGCGGCAGGAACTTTGAAGGTGAGAGAgtaataagaaacataagaaagtttacaaacgagaggaggccattcgacccatcgtgctcgtttggtgtccattaataactaaatgatccaaggatcctatccagtctattttttaatgtaaggcCTTCAGTTCTTAGTTTGGTTTTCTTCTAGTTactgatacaatacaaagtgTTAATGCAAAACAACTAGGACCACAGCACAAAATGGGAGAGCTTATATACTCTTATGACTATTAAACCCCACTCCTCCCTGCCCGAGGAGGAGTGTCCACACAGACGCACAAAGCCTCCTAGATTTCTGTGCTTTCCCAGATGTCTGAGGGCTCCGTGGCCAGCAAACTGAAAAACAAGCATCGCAAGACATCTCTGTTTCTGTCCATCAGTGGGATTGACATCCTGGACCACAAAACCAAGGTGAGAACGATTGAGGGAGAGAAGAGGTGGGGAAAGAGTGTTAATTTGGGTACTTTATTCCAGCTTATGGAAAACTGTAACATATAAACAACTTCCATAGCTGACAGACTTCCCAATAGCCTGGAATACATAAAACAGTAGCAGAATCAAAGTTATGTAGCTTTGCCGTTTGCTATAGCACACTTTTCATTTATCACAAAGAACAGTTTGGAATGTGGCaatgggaaaaaatatatatatgaagaaagCTAAATAGGTATTTCAACCCTTAAGAACAGCtatataatatacagtatattaaacaTGGCTACTTCCTCAATTTCTAGTCAAATGTCAAGACTGCTCTCCAAGGCTTTCAGGGGTATGAAGTTACTTGTTGGTTTACTGGTATTACTGGTAACTGTTAACATGGTAAATAACCATTCTTTTTTAACCAGTACATTCAAGCTGCAAATCAATAATCTATACTTTAACTGTTTATGGCTAGGTCAAATTCAAATTCCAGTAACAGAAGGACCCTCTGTGCAATTGTGCCTAGGCTTCCCTAAAGTAAGGGCAATAAGAGGAATAAATGCACAAATGTCATGAAGGCTGGCTGACCTCACATATATGCAACATATACTCCACTGGAAATTGATTGTTGCTTAATGTATAACTAAACTGAAACCTGCAGACATTTAAAAGGGCCTTGATCGGCACTTCCAATATAGAATGGAGACATTCTGACTTACCCTCGTATTACTTGGTGTCCCCCCATCAGCGCTGAGAAAGCAGGGtccttctgtctctctccaaCCTGCTGGGCCCCATCTCACTCTCTTGTTCTCATCCTCTCCTCTACGTGTCCAGTTCATGCTGCACAGCTGCCCTCTGTCCACCATCTCCTTCTGCGCAGTGCACCAGACCATGCCCAACCTCTTTGGCTTCATCTCCAAGGGCTCTGCAGGCAAGGGCCACTACTGCTACCTGTTCAAGAGCACCAAGTTCGTGAGTACAAACTGTTCCTCAGCCATCTTTACCTGGGGCTCAGTGCAGATGTTGTACTGCTGGCCATAATGAAGGAAACAGCCCAAGCAGAgacaaaagcttaaatgtttaaAGCATCTAACTTCTAGCTGGAGCCTTCTAATTCTGCCTCTGAGCAGGGCTTAGACTTCTTAGACACACCCAACACCAGCACTGGTGAGGCATTATCACTTAATAATTCCTTAAAAAATATAGcataataagaaagaaaaaaaacagaggaTCGGCATGATTTTAatagtataaaaatatatataatatatatattttttgcttgttttttaaggttttattttctccctttCACCTTACAAAAAGTGTTAAAGCACACCCTTTCGGCCTCCACATTCGAAGACTGCACCTCAAATGAGAAATGTGCCAAGTCATGATATTGTTGTTTATATACCACTGTGTCCTCCTAGGGTCTGATTGAAGGTCAGGCCACGTCACAtagaaaattataattattattatttatttattagcagatacccttgtccagggccacttaaaaaaattaagagcaatacataaatattaaagCCTATTGTGGGAGGGATGCCCAAGTGGCTTCAGAACTGAGTTTTTTGTCATGGCGTTGTCCTCGGCCTGACCTGTGTCTAACCCACCTGTCCTGTGTCTAACCCACCCTCGCTCTGTCTCAGTCCCATTTGCTGGTGTCCATCATCGGAGAAGCATTCTATGCCGCTAAGGGCCGAGAGGACTTCGGGGGAGACAAGGACCTGATGGTTGAATCCCTGAGACACAAGGTACCATGGGAAACAGGCTTTGCTTACTTACATACGTACTTATATACTTATATAGTTACTTAGTTACTTGTGTACTTAATTATAtgcttacttacttacttacttatgtACTTATTTACTCACTTACATATGTGTTTACTTATAAAGATTTGATTGTGAACAGgtatatttaaagatattttaGGAAATGACAGACACTGTCTGTAGCACCAAATGTTACCATGTAAGAAAATCAAAAAAGTTCCTAGTCTTTCTTTTGCCTACAAAACCCTTAAAAAATACTCTAATTAGAACACATCCAGCCATGGCCTGCAATGTCTGGACAGCTGTAACTAAATTTTACCACCCTTGAAAAGGACAACAAAGTCTGGTCCGGTGTAGGTGGTAGCATCTTTTGTGTTTTCACCCCAGCCAAGCTCTTGGTCACATCAGCTGATAAACAAACCCGCTTAATGCATGGAGATTACACTGTTAACCACTGATTTATTAACCATTTATTCTTGGCATTTAGTGCTCAAGCACAACTGTAGCCTTTCATAAATGTGGAAGTAGAAATAaagcaggtgtgtgtgttacacTGTTAACCTCTGATCAAACCACTGGTTACAAATCCTGGTCCggctgtggctctccaggaccaggggtgGAGACTGATGCCATAGGGTCCCATTGGGAAACCCCCCAGAACCTTGTGACAAGCTGATttaacattttgcatttactgTTGCTATTTAGAATAAGATACTGCAGAAGGAGAACACCATGCTGAAAAAGAAGATTGCCAAGATGGAGGAGAAAATGGATGCCAACAAGGGCTAATTTCACTGGGTGGCTTAAAAAGCAGTGGGATGGGGATAATTTTATGTTTCACAGCCTTCTTAAGCGGATCACTTAAGCACTTAACACAGACCTGTTTGCCATCGCTCAGCTTTGCGGTGTCTGTCTCTTTTGGTTGCACTAGTCACCTATCACAGTCAACAACTGAAGACTCGttgtgggagaaaaaaaagttgTCATGCAGTTTAGCATATTGGTTTTGCCCTGAGATGAACTTGAATACTGTTGGTACTGTAAATAGAAAGTGTCCTCGTTCACAACTCCCATCGCATTGTCCCAGTGACTCAGTGACCTGTGACCGATGCCAGTCCCACTCAATCTGACCCCCTCTCCCTGTCTGCTCTCTCCCTATCAGGGAACAGACAGGAGACCTCCAACAGTATTCAGAAACCAAATTGCACCAGAGAGTGTCCCTTCATCCTCCCAAAGCTGAGTAGGGCAAATATATCACACAGGGTGACATGGTGGGTATACAGGTCGAAATAAAGTCCAGTGAAAGTGCATGACAGAGTGCTAGAGTCAGAAATTGCCTATAAATAATTAGTCAAAACTGAATCGAGGACCAATCTGTACCCTGTTGATTTAGTTTATTCCTTAACAAGAAAATGGCCTCTGACAAGAAAGTAATTCAACCAATATGGGAAGcaggtttttttaatttgcattatttgGGTAGGGttgatgttttgatttggtccaggcctAAGTATCATTTGAAGTCAGGCTGTACAGCAGATCTAATGAAAAGAGGCCGGAAGGGTGTAATGCCTCTTGTCATTCTAAAGCTTAATTgtgtcatcatcatcaatatTGGATCTTCTCATCATCCCAGGAGTGATGAGCAGAACTTCCCAAATAAAGGACAGGGGAAGTTCAGATTCCCATATAGCAATGCCTGACACACAGAGGAATCCACAGCTACCATATTGACAAATCAGTCATGACACTTTCACAGCACGTAGCTGACAATGGGGCTCACTCCCCGAAATGTGAAATCATATTTTTTAGGGTTTGAGATTTTGTTATGAGGTTTTATGAGGTTGAGAGATATGTACTTATTAATTTTCATCAAACAAACTGACTTGTGATTGCATGGTTGTTCAAACTGAGGGGTTCACAAAACGTTGTCTATGAAAGGTGGACCCATCCTTGCCTTCTGATCAataaacagattaaaaatacatttgattattttcctcCCTAGAATTAGCATGTCAAGGTGAGAATGATTGAAGACCTCACTCTGAATCGCTGGGCAGAACCAAGACAATCTGCATATGGGTTGTGGTCACTTGACTCACCTACATAGAACCTTTCAATGTATTCTGTACTTCCTCTTTCTTACTGCATTTATGGTGTATTGTATGTTCTTGCTCTTCTTGTGttatatttcttaaaatgtgtatattgtgtGACAAATAAAGTCGGTAAAGGATTCtactattaaataaaataatcataatcaatCCAATATGTTTTCACCCAAAGCAAGAAATCTGAATATTAATCAAGCAAACAATGTCAGAGCTAAAATAGGCTTGATTACTTGATTGCAGTTTCCAGCATAGTGGATTTTTTTTCAGTCTACTAACCTCTTGACTCTTGACCACAATATGTATCCTGATTGGACCTCTGGGCTCCTGTATTCCTGTGAGGCTACTGAGATTGTACTCTCTCCTGCATGCTCAGAGCTCTATACCTGAGATAGCTACACTCTCTTCCAATTGTATTACCCTCTCAATGGCACACCCTTCCAGTCACTAGACTGTAAACTAGTTTTTACTAGTTTACTAGTTAAACTAGGTTTTACACTAGTTTATTTTATAACTACTCTGTTCCCCAGCCTCCTGTCTACAAAGGGCATCCTGAAGAATCCACTATGTAAATGCTGGAGACAGTCCTTTACATCTGCTTAATGTAAATGTCAGGAGgtaattt contains:
- the LOC136752759 gene encoding PTB domain-containing engulfment adapter protein 1, giving the protein MTPLEDDEIYFTVKFLGRIEADQPDGLRILNEAAGTLKMSEGSVASKLKNKHRKTSLFLSISGIDILDHKTKFMLHSCPLSTISFCAVHQTMPNLFGFISKGSAGKGHYCYLFKSTKFSHLLVSIIGEAFYAAKGREDFGGDKDLMVESLRHKNKILQKENTMLKKKIAKMEEKMDANKG